A genome region from Brooklawnia propionicigenes includes the following:
- the ruvB gene encoding Holliday junction branch migration DNA helicase RuvB has translation MTHSPVDPWPAPDEIASESALRPSALDDFEGQPRVVDQLSLVLQAARHRGSTPDHVLLSGPPGLGKTTLAMIIANEMGVPLHITSGPAIQHAGDLAAILSGLTEGEVLFLDEIHRMSRPAEELLYLAMEDFRVDVVVGKGPGATAIPIEIPPFTLVGATTRAGLLPGPLRDRFGFTAQLDYYDSVDLERIARRSAGKLGITLDAESAAEIARRSRGTPRIANRLLRRVRDYAQVHNAGVVTAELARDALELYEVDPLGLDRLDRAVLDAICRRFGGGPVGLSTLAISVAEETETIEEVAEPFLVRLGFMMRTPRGRIATPAGWAHLGMVPPTQEPAGGQPDLFS, from the coding sequence GTGACCCATTCCCCGGTTGACCCTTGGCCGGCGCCCGACGAGATCGCCAGCGAGAGCGCACTGCGTCCCTCGGCGTTGGACGATTTCGAGGGTCAACCGCGTGTCGTCGACCAGCTCAGCCTGGTGCTGCAGGCCGCCCGACACCGGGGGAGTACTCCCGATCATGTACTCCTGTCGGGCCCGCCCGGGCTGGGCAAGACCACCCTGGCGATGATCATCGCCAACGAGATGGGGGTGCCGCTGCACATCACCTCGGGACCGGCCATCCAGCACGCCGGTGATCTGGCCGCCATCTTGTCGGGGCTTACCGAGGGCGAAGTACTCTTCCTGGACGAAATCCATCGGATGAGCCGGCCCGCCGAAGAACTGCTCTACCTGGCGATGGAGGACTTCCGGGTCGACGTCGTCGTCGGCAAGGGCCCCGGCGCGACCGCCATCCCGATCGAGATCCCCCCGTTCACGCTGGTGGGGGCGACGACCAGGGCAGGGCTGCTGCCCGGGCCCCTGCGGGATCGCTTCGGATTCACCGCCCAACTCGACTACTACGATTCCGTCGATCTGGAACGGATCGCCCGCCGCTCGGCCGGCAAGCTGGGGATCACCTTGGATGCCGAGTCCGCCGCGGAGATCGCCCGCCGTTCCCGTGGCACGCCACGCATCGCCAACCGCCTGTTGCGCCGGGTTCGCGACTATGCGCAGGTGCACAATGCGGGCGTGGTCACCGCGGAACTGGCCCGCGACGCGCTGGAACTCTACGAGGTGGACCCGCTCGGACTGGACCGGCTCGACCGCGCGGTCCTGGACGCGATCTGCCGCAGATTCGGCGGCGGCCCGGTGGGCCTGTCGACCCTTGCCATCAGCGTCGCCGAGGAGACCGAGACGATCGAGGAGGTCGCCGAACCGTTCCTGGTGCGGCTCGGCTTCATGATGCGGACCCCGCGCGGACGCATTGCCACCCCGGCGGGCTGGGCTCACCTGGGAATGGTTCCCCCCACCCAGGAACCGGCCGGTGGTCAGCCGGATCTGTTCAGCTGA
- a CDS encoding DUF554 domain-containing protein codes for MAVVIVQFIGVGTVVNVVAVLIGSGIGMLLGDRFNERTRSTVTDVLGLLTLVIAGTSIVPLAAEPLRSAVGSAGLVVIMVSMLIGTLIGSALKLEDRVTQLGAWLRRSLVRGDRGADEENAQLRFIDGFVTASLVFCIGPMAILGSLNDGLGRGAEQLYLKSVLDLFAAMAFAASFGAGVAASILVVAILQGGLTLVGWALGDVLPTAQIDALTVAGGVILGGLALRLLSIKQIRIADMLPGIVIAPIAVGLVQQVI; via the coding sequence ATGGCTGTCGTGATTGTGCAGTTCATCGGGGTCGGAACCGTCGTCAATGTCGTCGCCGTGCTGATCGGCTCGGGGATCGGCATGCTGCTGGGTGACCGGTTCAACGAGCGCACCCGTTCGACCGTGACCGATGTCTTGGGACTGCTGACCCTGGTGATCGCAGGCACCTCGATCGTGCCCTTGGCAGCCGAGCCCCTGCGTTCGGCGGTGGGCAGCGCGGGGTTGGTGGTGATCATGGTGTCGATGCTCATCGGGACGCTCATCGGGTCGGCGCTCAAACTCGAGGACCGGGTCACCCAACTGGGTGCGTGGCTGCGCCGCTCGCTGGTCCGCGGCGACCGCGGCGCGGACGAGGAGAACGCGCAGCTGCGGTTCATCGACGGATTCGTGACCGCCTCGCTGGTCTTCTGCATCGGGCCGATGGCGATCCTCGGATCGCTGAACGATGGGCTCGGCCGGGGCGCCGAACAGCTGTACCTCAAGTCGGTGCTCGACCTGTTCGCCGCGATGGCATTCGCCGCCTCGTTCGGTGCCGGCGTGGCGGCCTCGATTCTCGTGGTCGCGATCCTGCAGGGCGGGCTCACCCTGGTCGGCTGGGCGCTGGGCGATGTGCTGCCGACCGCCCAGATCGACGCACTCACGGTGGCTGGGGGTGTGATCCTGGGCGGGCTGGCGTTGCGGTTGCTGTCGATCAAGCAGATCCGGATCGCCGATATGCTACCGGGGATCGTGATTGCCCCGATCGCGGTAGGACTGGTACAGCAGGTGATCTGA
- the hisD gene encoding histidinol dehydrogenase, whose product MLSMIDLTELSLDDYSSVLPRGQFDVGHAVDVVRPVCEAVRDQGQDALLRFSEQFDHVVPVSLRVPAQALRDALDQIDPAVRAAIEVSIERRRTVCEQTETEPHYRNVELAPGAVVGNVMVPVQRVGLYVPGGLAPLASSVVMNVVPAQVAGVESLAVATPPQAEFGGLPHPVILATCALLGVDEVYAVGGSQAIAMFAYGVAGLCPRVDLVTGPGNIYVVAAKRLLRGVVGIDAEAGPTEIAVIADETADARFVAADLISQAEHDPMAGSVLITDSRDLADRVQREIDSQVARLDTADRLRKALGGPQSAIVLVSGIDQAVDVANAYAAEHLEIQTADASTVARRIRNAGAVFVGDYAPVPLGDYSAGSTHVLPTGSAARYSSGLTVRSFMKSMHIIEYSREGLAAIADGIVDFAHAERLPGHAAAIQLRVEEER is encoded by the coding sequence GTGCTTTCCATGATCGACCTGACCGAACTGAGCCTCGACGACTACTCGTCCGTGCTGCCGCGCGGACAATTCGACGTCGGTCATGCGGTCGACGTGGTGCGTCCGGTCTGCGAGGCCGTGCGCGATCAGGGCCAGGACGCGTTGCTGCGCTTCAGCGAGCAGTTCGATCATGTGGTTCCGGTAAGCCTGCGAGTCCCGGCACAGGCCCTGCGCGACGCCCTCGACCAGATCGATCCGGCGGTCCGCGCGGCGATCGAGGTATCCATCGAACGCCGCCGCACGGTCTGTGAGCAGACCGAGACCGAGCCGCACTATCGCAACGTCGAGCTGGCGCCGGGCGCGGTGGTCGGCAATGTCATGGTCCCCGTGCAGCGAGTGGGGCTGTACGTGCCCGGTGGGCTGGCCCCGCTGGCCTCCAGCGTGGTCATGAACGTGGTGCCCGCCCAGGTCGCCGGCGTCGAGTCGCTGGCGGTCGCGACGCCGCCGCAGGCGGAGTTCGGTGGGCTGCCGCACCCGGTTATCCTGGCCACCTGCGCCTTGCTCGGGGTGGACGAGGTGTACGCGGTCGGAGGCAGTCAGGCCATCGCGATGTTCGCCTACGGTGTTGCCGGACTGTGCCCGCGGGTCGATCTGGTGACCGGGCCGGGCAATATCTACGTGGTCGCCGCCAAGCGCCTGCTGCGCGGCGTGGTCGGTATCGACGCCGAGGCCGGTCCCACCGAGATCGCCGTGATCGCCGATGAGACCGCCGATGCGCGTTTCGTGGCCGCCGACCTGATCAGCCAGGCCGAACACGATCCGATGGCGGGTTCGGTGCTGATCACCGACAGCCGCGACCTTGCCGACCGGGTGCAGCGCGAGATCGACAGCCAGGTGGCCCGTCTCGACACCGCCGACCGGCTGCGCAAGGCGCTGGGTGGCCCACAGTCCGCGATCGTGCTGGTCAGCGGCATCGACCAGGCCGTCGACGTCGCGAACGCCTACGCCGCCGAGCATCTCGAGATCCAGACCGCCGACGCGTCCACGGTCGCCCGCCGGATACGCAACGCGGGTGCCGTCTTCGTCGGTGACTACGCGCCGGTACCGTTGGGAGACTACAGCGCAGGCTCCACACACGTGCTGCCCACCGGCAGCGCAGCGCGCTATTCGTCCGGCCTGACGGTGCGCAGCTTCATGAAGTCGATGCACATCATCGAGTACTCGCGAGAGGGCTTGGCGGCAATAGCAGACGGCATCGTGGACTTCGCGCACGCCGAGCGGCTGCCCGGACACGCCGCGGCGATCCAGCTGCGCGTGGAGGAGGAACGATGA
- the ruvC gene encoding crossover junction endodeoxyribonuclease RuvC gives MRILGIDPGLTRCGVGIIEAVSVRAPQLIDAGVVRTSPAMDHAHRLLAIEEGLEAWIVANRPDTVAVERVFAQHNVITVTGTAQAAGIAMLIAARHGIPVALHTPTEVKAAITGSGSADKAQVAAMVVRILKLDEAPKPADAADAVALALCQLWRGGSVNRYAAAVQEHAARRGRR, from the coding sequence ATGCGGATTCTCGGAATTGATCCGGGTCTGACCAGATGCGGAGTCGGCATCATCGAGGCCGTGTCGGTACGCGCCCCCCAGCTGATCGATGCCGGTGTCGTGCGCACCTCACCGGCGATGGATCATGCTCACCGGCTGCTCGCCATCGAAGAAGGCCTGGAAGCCTGGATCGTGGCGAACCGGCCCGACACCGTCGCCGTCGAACGTGTCTTCGCCCAGCACAATGTCATCACGGTCACCGGCACCGCTCAAGCCGCCGGAATCGCGATGCTGATCGCGGCACGACACGGGATACCGGTCGCGCTGCACACCCCGACCGAGGTGAAAGCCGCGATCACCGGTTCCGGGAGCGCCGACAAGGCCCAGGTCGCGGCGATGGTCGTCCGGATCCTGAAGCTGGACGAGGCCCCGAAGCCCGCCGATGCCGCCGACGCGGTCGCCTTGGCGTTGTGCCAACTGTGGCGAGGTGGCTCGGTCAATCGCTATGCGGCCGCCGTGCAGGAACACGCGGCCAGAAGAGGAAGACGATGA
- the ruvA gene encoding Holliday junction branch migration protein RuvA, giving the protein MISQLRGTTVALGPNWAVVDVGGVGFKVSCTPATAAGLRLGTECTLATTLIVREDALTLFGFADTHERAAFELLQLASGVGPKLALAVISVLSPAEVVTAIQNDRVTTLIRVPGIGRKGAEKIIVELRDRVGALAADLDTAAQSGEQISSELWREQVSSGLQGLGWSSKDADAAVEKIAPLVADNPQISLGRLMKAALQTLARA; this is encoded by the coding sequence ATGATTTCCCAGCTCCGCGGAACCACCGTGGCCCTCGGCCCGAACTGGGCGGTGGTCGACGTCGGTGGCGTCGGATTCAAGGTGTCCTGCACACCGGCGACCGCGGCCGGTCTGCGGTTGGGCACCGAGTGCACCTTGGCGACCACGCTGATCGTCCGCGAGGATGCATTGACCCTGTTCGGATTCGCCGACACGCACGAGCGCGCGGCTTTCGAGTTGCTGCAGCTGGCGTCCGGGGTGGGTCCCAAACTCGCGCTCGCGGTGATCTCGGTGCTCAGCCCGGCCGAGGTGGTGACCGCCATCCAGAACGACCGGGTGACGACCTTGATCAGGGTCCCCGGCATCGGCCGCAAGGGTGCCGAGAAGATCATCGTCGAACTGCGCGACCGGGTCGGGGCGTTGGCCGCCGATCTCGACACTGCTGCCCAATCCGGCGAACAGATCAGTTCGGAGTTGTGGCGCGAGCAGGTCTCCTCCGGTCTGCAGGGTCTCGGCTGGTCGTCGAAGGATGCCGATGCCGCCGTGGAGAAGATCGCTCCGCTGGTGGCCGACAATCCGCAGATCTCGCTGGGTAGGCTGATGAAGGCAGCACTGCAAACGCTGGCCCGAGCCTGA
- a CDS encoding GNAT family N-acetyltransferase, which translates to MREQQLSWEQAIVEGSLEWAFLRREDLGEVAELCAAIEYFDDPTQHRELSGLTDDFDRPWAYPTNHAVVGRDRGGTIVAYGWNHITPPDDPLPHAWMEIGVHPAWRHHKIGYKLVGWLIDRARAWYLHLRESRPELGPLWVGCATDEGSRVSTDLEENGLLKPQRWFFDAHRSLTDEPLPLVVPPPGIELRTFERAWSEKVRTAHNIAFGTRHGAHDVPQAAWEASLERPDSRPDWSWIAVCTDDPGAGVVGYAVNCEIIERQSGWREGWTERIGVIPDYQRQGLARALLAASMHTFADHGCTLAGIGIDTDNLPETESLFAGMGYRLEDRVVLFGATFED; encoded by the coding sequence ATGCGCGAGCAACAACTCTCCTGGGAACAAGCCATCGTCGAAGGAAGTCTCGAGTGGGCGTTCCTCAGGCGTGAGGATCTGGGCGAGGTGGCCGAACTGTGCGCTGCCATCGAGTACTTCGACGATCCGACCCAGCATCGTGAACTGAGCGGGCTGACCGACGACTTCGATCGTCCATGGGCGTACCCGACCAACCATGCGGTGGTCGGACGCGATCGCGGTGGCACGATCGTCGCCTACGGCTGGAACCACATCACCCCCCCGGACGATCCGTTGCCGCACGCCTGGATGGAGATCGGAGTGCATCCGGCCTGGCGGCATCACAAGATCGGCTACAAGCTCGTCGGCTGGCTGATCGACAGGGCGCGAGCCTGGTACCTGCACCTGCGCGAGAGCAGGCCCGAACTCGGCCCGCTGTGGGTGGGCTGTGCGACCGACGAGGGATCGCGGGTGTCCACCGATCTGGAGGAGAACGGCCTTCTCAAGCCGCAACGCTGGTTCTTCGATGCCCACCGCAGTCTCACCGATGAGCCGCTGCCGCTGGTGGTGCCGCCGCCCGGTATCGAACTGCGGACCTTCGAGCGAGCCTGGTCCGAGAAGGTGCGCACGGCTCACAACATCGCCTTCGGCACCAGGCACGGCGCGCACGACGTGCCGCAGGCGGCCTGGGAGGCGTCGCTGGAGCGTCCCGACTCACGTCCGGACTGGTCATGGATCGCGGTGTGCACCGATGATCCGGGCGCCGGGGTGGTGGGCTACGCCGTGAACTGCGAGATCATCGAGCGCCAGAGCGGGTGGCGGGAGGGCTGGACCGAGAGGATCGGCGTGATCCCCGACTACCAGCGGCAGGGCTTGGCACGCGCGCTGCTGGCCGCGTCCATGCACACCTTTGCCGACCATGGCTGCACACTGGCCGGTATCGGCATCGACACGGACAACCTGCCGGAGACCGAATCGTTGTTTGCCGGGATGGGCTACCGCCTCGAAGACCGAGTGGTCCTCTTTGGAGCCACCTTCGAGGACTGA
- the priA gene encoding bifunctional 1-(5-phosphoribosyl)-5-((5-phosphoribosylamino)methylideneamino)imidazole-4-carboxamide isomerase/phosphoribosylanthranilate isomerase PriA: MTNTSTSADPQRLVLLPAVDVHDGKAVQLVQGAAGTERVFGDPLEAALRWQSQGAEWLHLVDIDAAFGRGSNAEQLADVVGALDINVELSGGIRDDASLERALGTGARRVNVGTAALENPQWCEKIIAEHGDRIAIGLDVRGNQLAARGWTTSGGDVFETVQRMTKAGCERFVVTDVASDGMLTGPNLELLGAVCARTAGRVVASGGISSLHDLKMLSGLVPIGVEGAIIGTALYVGNFTLTEALAVVRDPVMS; encoded by the coding sequence ATGACGAACACTTCCACCTCGGCAGATCCACAACGGTTGGTGCTGCTACCGGCGGTCGATGTGCACGACGGCAAGGCGGTCCAGCTCGTTCAGGGCGCCGCCGGCACCGAACGTGTCTTCGGCGATCCGCTGGAGGCCGCATTGCGCTGGCAGTCGCAGGGAGCTGAATGGCTGCACCTGGTCGATATCGATGCGGCCTTCGGTCGCGGCTCCAATGCCGAGCAACTCGCCGATGTCGTCGGTGCCCTGGACATCAATGTCGAACTGTCCGGTGGTATCCGCGACGATGCTTCCCTCGAGCGTGCGCTGGGCACCGGTGCCCGCCGCGTCAACGTGGGCACGGCGGCGCTGGAGAACCCGCAATGGTGCGAGAAGATCATCGCCGAACACGGTGACCGCATCGCGATCGGTCTGGATGTGCGGGGAAACCAGCTCGCCGCGCGCGGCTGGACGACCAGTGGCGGTGATGTCTTCGAGACCGTGCAGCGCATGACGAAGGCCGGCTGCGAACGTTTCGTGGTGACCGATGTGGCCAGCGACGGCATGCTCACCGGTCCCAACCTCGAACTGCTCGGGGCAGTCTGTGCCCGCACCGCCGGTAGGGTCGTCGCCAGTGGTGGCATCTCGTCGCTGCATGACCTGAAGATGCTCTCGGGCCTGGTCCCGATCGGTGTCGAGGGCGCGATCATCGGCACGGCGCTGTACGTGGGCAACTTCACGCTGACCGAGGCCTTGGCCGTGGTGCGCGATCCCGTGATGAGCTGA
- the ybaK gene encoding Cys-tRNA(Pro) deacylase: MSKRKTAGAATPATAVLKRAKVAHIVHEYDHDPSNHHFGEETVEAMGVDPRRTFKTLVAELTGGPEPTVCAVVPVSGQLDLKALAQAAGAKKAVMADPADAERITGYVVGGISPLGQKRQLPVYIDSSALEFETMLVSGGRRGFSVELAARDLAGVLHATFADIGRARP; the protein is encoded by the coding sequence ATGAGCAAACGCAAGACAGCAGGTGCAGCGACCCCCGCGACGGCCGTGCTGAAGCGGGCGAAGGTCGCGCATATCGTCCACGAGTACGACCATGACCCGAGCAATCACCACTTCGGCGAGGAAACCGTCGAAGCGATGGGTGTCGATCCGCGGCGCACCTTCAAGACGCTGGTCGCGGAACTGACCGGCGGCCCGGAGCCGACCGTGTGTGCGGTGGTACCGGTCAGCGGCCAGCTCGATCTGAAGGCGCTGGCTCAGGCGGCCGGGGCGAAGAAGGCGGTGATGGCCGACCCGGCGGACGCCGAACGCATCACCGGATATGTCGTCGGCGGTATCTCCCCGCTCGGGCAGAAACGTCAGCTGCCGGTCTACATCGACTCGTCGGCACTGGAGTTCGAGACCATGCTGGTCTCGGGTGGCCGCCGGGGATTCTCAGTTGAGCTTGCCGCTCGTGACCTGGCCGGTGTGCTCCACGCCACCTTCGCCGATATCGGACGCGCCCGGCCGTAG
- the yajC gene encoding preprotein translocase subunit YajC, with translation MEILLIMAVFIGLMYFMMVVPQKKRAEQQRKMLDSLEPGSRVLLNSGIFGTIRARGEQQLVIELAPGVEVTVLKQTVVRTANPDEEEFEYAEDQIAAAPVDSFVADSLEQAPATPVEGELTTGEDAPADAAQTEPAEQPSDTIYQPGDNAIYQPGSNEVSATDDAGERPQER, from the coding sequence ATGGAAATCCTGCTCATCATGGCCGTATTTATCGGCCTGATGTACTTCATGATGGTCGTTCCGCAGAAGAAGCGGGCGGAGCAACAGCGCAAGATGCTCGATTCGCTGGAGCCCGGCTCCCGGGTACTGCTCAACTCCGGCATCTTCGGCACCATCCGGGCCCGAGGCGAACAGCAGTTGGTCATCGAACTGGCTCCCGGTGTAGAGGTGACCGTGCTCAAGCAGACTGTCGTGCGCACAGCCAACCCGGACGAGGAAGAGTTCGAATACGCCGAGGATCAGATCGCCGCGGCCCCGGTCGACAGCTTCGTGGCCGACAGCCTGGAGCAGGCGCCGGCCACCCCAGTTGAGGGTGAGCTGACCACCGGCGAGGACGCCCCCGCCGACGCCGCGCAGACCGAGCCCGCCGAACAGCCGTCGGATACCATCTACCAGCCCGGCGACAACGCCATTTACCAGCCCGGTTCGAACGAGGTCAGCGCCACCGACGACGCCGGCGAGCGTCCGCAGGAACGCTGA
- a CDS encoding histidinol-phosphate transaminase: MTLGNGNQIRLADLPLRPELVGEEPYGAPQLDVPVMLNVNENPFPPSAKVRAQMGEAVRELTKTINRYPDREALGLRRDLASYLGFGLTSDNIWVANGSNEVMTHLLQAFGGPGRTLLAFTPTYSMYPEYARNTHTNYVTVPRRHDFTLDAELVLGAIREHRPDIVMICTPNNPTGTQTPVSVIGEICAATDAIVIVDEAYQEFTEVPEDSALALLPRFGKLVVSRTMSKAFALAGGRVGYLAAAPAVVDACRIVRLPYHLSAQTQALARVALANTAEMLGQVDVLRDECQKSQQWLRRLGLQVVPSQANFCLFGRFADRHAVWQQLLDRGVLIRETGPDGFLRVSAGTPEEMAAFRTALSEILHHQKMISPDEETTK, translated from the coding sequence ATGACCCTAGGTAACGGCAACCAGATCCGCCTGGCCGATCTGCCGCTGCGCCCCGAGTTGGTGGGAGAGGAGCCCTACGGCGCTCCGCAACTCGACGTCCCGGTGATGCTGAACGTCAACGAGAACCCGTTCCCGCCCAGCGCCAAGGTGCGTGCCCAGATGGGCGAGGCGGTGCGCGAGCTGACCAAGACGATCAACCGCTACCCGGACCGGGAGGCGCTGGGGCTGCGCCGCGACCTGGCGTCCTACCTCGGCTTCGGGCTGACCTCCGACAACATCTGGGTGGCCAACGGCTCCAACGAGGTGATGACCCATCTGCTCCAGGCCTTCGGCGGGCCCGGACGCACACTGCTGGCCTTCACCCCGACCTATTCGATGTATCCCGAGTACGCGCGCAATACGCACACCAACTACGTCACCGTGCCCCGGCGCCACGACTTCACCCTGGACGCCGAGCTGGTGCTCGGCGCGATCCGGGAGCACCGGCCCGACATCGTGATGATCTGCACACCCAACAATCCAACGGGAACCCAGACCCCGGTCAGCGTCATCGGTGAGATCTGCGCCGCGACCGACGCGATCGTGATCGTCGACGAGGCGTACCAGGAGTTCACCGAGGTCCCCGAGGATTCCGCGCTGGCTCTGCTGCCCCGATTCGGCAAGCTGGTGGTGAGCCGCACAATGAGCAAGGCGTTCGCGCTGGCAGGCGGCCGGGTGGGCTATCTTGCCGCGGCCCCGGCCGTGGTGGATGCCTGCCGTATCGTCCGGCTGCCCTATCACCTGTCGGCCCAGACTCAGGCGCTCGCCCGGGTGGCGCTGGCCAATACCGCCGAGATGCTCGGCCAGGTCGACGTGTTGCGCGACGAGTGCCAGAAGAGCCAGCAGTGGCTGCGTAGGCTAGGTCTTCAGGTGGTGCCCAGCCAGGCGAACTTCTGTCTGTTCGGACGATTCGCCGACCGTCACGCGGTCTGGCAGCAGCTGCTCGATCGAGGCGTGCTGATCCGCGAGACCGGCCCGGACGGATTCCTGCGGGTCTCGGCCGGGACGCCCGAGGAGATGGCCGCCTTCCGCACCGCACTCAGCGAAATCCTGCATCACCAGAAGATGATCAGCCCAGACGAGGAGACAACGAAATGA
- a CDS encoding YebC/PmpR family DNA-binding transcriptional regulator produces MSGHSKWATTKHKKAAIDAKRGKLFAKLIKNIEVAARIGGGDLAGNPTLYDAVQKAKKNSVPNDNIDRAVKRGAGEGADAVNYESIMYEAYGPAGVAILIECLTDNRNRSISDVRVAVTRNGGTIADGGSVQRLFTRKGVVTVAKEQQVDTDSRKSQTRTITEDELLEATIEANAEDISDEGDAFELISDPNDLVAVRKAVQAAGIDYDSAEVQFVASFDQVVDSVDDAQKLFRIVDALEDLDDVQTVFTNADLTPEVEAALDSED; encoded by the coding sequence ATGTCAGGCCATTCGAAGTGGGCAACCACGAAGCACAAGAAGGCTGCTATTGATGCCAAGCGTGGCAAGCTGTTTGCCAAGCTCATCAAGAACATCGAGGTTGCGGCCCGGATCGGCGGTGGAGATCTCGCCGGCAACCCGACCCTTTACGACGCGGTTCAGAAGGCCAAGAAGAACTCGGTGCCCAATGACAACATCGACCGCGCCGTCAAGCGCGGCGCCGGTGAGGGTGCGGACGCGGTCAACTACGAGTCGATCATGTACGAGGCCTACGGCCCGGCGGGAGTCGCGATCCTCATCGAGTGCCTGACCGACAATCGCAACCGTTCGATCTCGGATGTTCGCGTGGCCGTCACCCGTAACGGCGGCACCATCGCCGACGGCGGGTCGGTGCAGCGGCTGTTCACCCGCAAGGGCGTGGTGACCGTGGCGAAGGAGCAGCAGGTGGACACCGACTCCCGCAAGTCGCAGACCCGCACCATCACCGAGGACGAGCTGCTGGAGGCCACGATCGAGGCCAACGCCGAGGACATCAGCGATGAAGGCGATGCCTTCGAATTGATCAGCGACCCGAACGATCTGGTTGCGGTGCGCAAGGCCGTGCAGGCTGCCGGCATCGACTACGACTCGGCCGAAGTCCAGTTCGTGGCCAGCTTCGACCAGGTGGTGGATTCGGTCGATGATGCGCAGAAGCTGTTCCGCATCGTCGACGCCCTGGAAGACCTCGACGACGTACAGACCGTGTTCACCAACGCCGACCTCACGCCTGAGGTCGAGGCCGCGCTGGACAGCGAGGACTGA
- the hisB gene encoding imidazoleglycerol-phosphate dehydratase HisB, giving the protein MTTEARVAAVHRVTSESDVEVKLNLDGTGESVISTGVGFYDHMLTALSRHSLIDMEIKTTGDIYIDGHHSIEDTAIAIGQALKSALGDKRGIRRFADATVPLDEALARCVVDVAGRPYVVVSGEPEGQIYARIGGTEPLYAGSMTQHVIESLAFNAGICVHLTLLAGREPHHIVEAEFKSLARALRFAVEPDPRVTGVPSTKGAL; this is encoded by the coding sequence ATGACCACTGAAGCACGCGTCGCCGCAGTGCATCGCGTCACCAGCGAGTCCGATGTCGAGGTCAAACTCAACCTGGACGGCACCGGCGAGTCGGTGATCAGCACGGGGGTCGGCTTCTACGACCACATGCTGACCGCCTTGTCACGGCATTCACTGATCGACATGGAGATCAAGACCACCGGCGACATCTACATCGACGGGCATCACTCCATCGAGGACACCGCGATCGCCATCGGTCAGGCCCTCAAGTCCGCCCTCGGTGACAAGCGCGGCATCCGCCGCTTCGCCGACGCGACCGTACCCCTGGACGAGGCCCTGGCCCGTTGCGTGGTCGATGTCGCCGGGCGTCCCTACGTGGTCGTCAGCGGCGAACCCGAGGGCCAGATCTATGCGCGCATCGGCGGCACCGAGCCGCTGTACGCCGGTTCGATGACTCAGCATGTGATCGAGTCGCTCGCCTTCAACGCGGGCATCTGCGTCCATCTGACCCTGCTGGCCGGACGCGAGCCGCACCACATCGTGGAGGCCGAGTTCAAGTCCTTGGCCCGGGCGTTGCGTTTCGCCGTCGAGCCCGATCCGCGGGTGACGGGGGTGCCGAGCACGAAGGGCGCGCTGTGA
- the hisH gene encoding imidazole glycerol phosphate synthase subunit HisH, giving the protein MTEPRIGVLDYGSGNLHSACRALEAAGAQVRLGSRADEFAGADALVVPGVGAFAACMSGLRSIGGDDLVRDWVDSGRKLLGICVGHQVLFAHGVERGEHADGIGIFPGTVERLTARRLPHMGWNTVETPAQAGVFEGLGDRRFYFVHSYGVHATDAGGVASVPADARITWCEHEEDRFIAAVQWGSVTSTQFHPEKSGAAGAQLLRHWLLS; this is encoded by the coding sequence GTGACCGAGCCCAGGATCGGCGTGCTCGACTACGGTTCGGGAAACCTGCATTCGGCCTGCCGAGCCCTGGAGGCCGCCGGCGCCCAGGTGCGGCTGGGTAGCCGGGCCGACGAGTTCGCCGGCGCAGATGCGCTGGTGGTGCCGGGTGTGGGTGCTTTCGCGGCCTGCATGTCCGGGTTGCGCAGCATCGGCGGTGACGATCTGGTTCGCGACTGGGTCGACTCCGGCCGTAAGCTGCTCGGCATCTGTGTCGGGCACCAGGTACTGTTCGCGCACGGTGTCGAACGCGGGGAACACGCCGACGGCATCGGCATCTTTCCCGGCACCGTGGAACGGCTCACCGCACGCCGGCTGCCGCACATGGGCTGGAATACGGTGGAGACGCCTGCACAGGCGGGAGTCTTCGAAGGTCTCGGCGATCGCAGGTTCTATTTCGTCCACTCGTACGGAGTCCATGCCACCGACGCTGGTGGGGTGGCCTCGGTACCTGCGGATGCCCGCATCACCTGGTGCGAACACGAAGAAGATAGGTTCATTGCTGCCGTCCAGTGGGGCAGCGTGACCAGCACCCAGTTCCACCCGGAGAAGTCCGGCGCGGCTGGGGCGCAGCTATTACGCCATTGGCTATTGAGTTAA